One window from the genome of Pseudonocardia hierapolitana encodes:
- a CDS encoding MFS transporter → MTSATDLLHELATKKAMARLLPVLGVTYFMSYVDRTNVALAKTALEADIGLSAAAYGLGAGLFFVSYALLEVPSNLVLYRIGARLWITRIAVTWGAVSAAMMFVQDELSFYVLRLLLGAAEAGLFPAMMYMVTLWFSQKHRGTVVGLIYTAPCIAIFIGSPMGGALMELDGVGGLHGWQWMFLVEGLVTILVGVLVWFLLPGRPAEATWLTQEEAAALTERAVGPEAPTRTHLRGNLRFAFGRPVVIVLAAIYFINQAISSGIGFNFPALVQSLGIQSPFLIGVVAGGGGIAGLAGVLLFPWLQRRIGREITLIGVCAGAGLLILVTFILSTSVGLSVSLIYVANFFALGTLPLFWVVAMSRMSGLMAAAGLAFINMIGIIGGFVGPFAYGLIEDATGSLMAPYYTIAVASLIGLALVPLLGLIIRRDGERERTGAKPVGTRLQAPAQSS, encoded by the coding sequence ATGACGAGCGCGACAGACCTGCTGCACGAACTCGCGACGAAGAAGGCCATGGCGCGGCTGCTGCCGGTACTCGGCGTCACGTACTTCATGTCCTACGTCGACCGGACCAACGTCGCCCTCGCGAAGACGGCCCTCGAGGCCGACATCGGGCTCAGCGCGGCCGCGTACGGACTGGGTGCAGGCCTGTTCTTCGTGAGCTACGCCCTGCTCGAGGTGCCGAGCAACCTCGTCCTCTACCGGATCGGCGCACGGCTGTGGATCACCCGGATCGCCGTGACGTGGGGTGCGGTCTCCGCCGCGATGATGTTCGTGCAGGACGAGCTGTCGTTCTACGTCCTGCGCCTGCTCCTCGGCGCCGCAGAGGCGGGCCTGTTCCCGGCCATGATGTACATGGTCACGCTGTGGTTCTCGCAGAAGCACCGCGGCACGGTGGTCGGCCTGATCTACACCGCACCGTGCATCGCGATCTTCATCGGCTCCCCCATGGGCGGGGCGCTGATGGAGCTGGACGGCGTCGGCGGCCTGCACGGGTGGCAGTGGATGTTCCTCGTCGAGGGGCTCGTCACGATCCTCGTCGGGGTGCTCGTCTGGTTCCTCCTGCCCGGACGCCCCGCCGAGGCCACGTGGCTCACGCAGGAGGAGGCCGCCGCTCTCACGGAGCGGGCGGTGGGACCGGAGGCCCCGACGCGGACGCACCTGCGCGGGAACCTCCGATTCGCGTTCGGGCGCCCGGTCGTGATCGTCCTGGCCGCGATCTACTTCATCAACCAGGCGATCAGCTCGGGCATCGGCTTCAACTTCCCGGCACTGGTGCAGTCGCTCGGGATCCAGAGTCCCTTCCTCATCGGCGTCGTCGCCGGTGGCGGCGGGATCGCCGGGCTGGCGGGAGTGCTGCTCTTCCCGTGGCTCCAACGGCGCATCGGCCGCGAGATCACCCTCATCGGCGTGTGCGCAGGCGCCGGCCTGCTGATCCTGGTGACCTTCATCCTCTCTACGAGCGTGGGGTTGAGCGTGAGCCTGATCTACGTCGCCAACTTCTTCGCCCTGGGCACCCTGCCGTTGTTCTGGGTTGTGGCCATGTCGCGGATGTCGGGTCTCATGGCGGCGGCCGGCCTCGCCTTCATCAACATGATCGGGATCATCGGTGGGTTCGTCGGCCCCTTCGCCTACGGCCTCATCGAGGACGCCACCGGCAGCCTGATGGCGCCGTACTACACGATCGCCGTCGCGTCCCTGATCGGCCTCGCGCTGGTGCCGCTGCTGGGGTTGATCATCCGCCGCGACGGGGAACGGGAGAGGACGGGAGCGAAACCGGTGGGCACGCGCCTGCAGGCGCCCGCCCAGTCGTCCTGA
- a CDS encoding LLM class flavin-dependent oxidoreductase yields the protein MEGPVEVSCAFPTALDSPDNIALAEQLGYARAWVYDTPQQSPDVWMTLALAAERTERIGLGPGVLVPSLRHPMVNAAATATLAALAPGRVAISFGTGFTGRRAMGYGAITWAYMESYIRAYRGLLQGEVVEWEGARMRMLHPDGHAPARPVEVPILIGALGPKGHEVAKRLGDGLYVTLQLPSFASEYSWVPYLVWGTVLDEGEATDSDHARLAAGPGWALAYHGAYEFGGPTAVRALPGGDEWMDVVERTAGEQRHLAVHSGHCVELSEADQAAWDAGGHATLQDVTMSGTRDQIRRRLDEAAARGVTEIVYQPCGPDIRAELERFLDAASG from the coding sequence ATGGAGGGCCCCGTGGAGGTGTCCTGCGCGTTCCCGACAGCCCTGGACTCCCCGGACAACATCGCGCTGGCCGAGCAGCTCGGGTACGCGCGTGCGTGGGTCTACGACACGCCCCAGCAGAGCCCCGACGTGTGGATGACGCTCGCGCTGGCCGCCGAGCGGACCGAGCGGATCGGGCTCGGGCCGGGGGTGCTGGTCCCGAGCCTGCGCCACCCGATGGTCAACGCCGCCGCCACCGCCACTCTCGCCGCGCTGGCGCCCGGCCGGGTCGCCATCTCCTTCGGCACCGGGTTCACGGGCCGCCGCGCCATGGGCTACGGCGCGATCACCTGGGCGTACATGGAGTCCTACATCCGCGCCTACCGCGGGCTCCTGCAGGGCGAGGTCGTCGAGTGGGAGGGCGCCCGCATGCGGATGCTGCACCCCGACGGGCACGCCCCCGCCCGACCGGTCGAGGTCCCCATCCTGATCGGAGCACTGGGGCCGAAGGGACACGAGGTGGCCAAGCGCCTCGGGGACGGCCTCTACGTGACCCTCCAGCTCCCCTCCTTCGCGAGCGAGTACTCCTGGGTGCCCTACCTCGTGTGGGGCACCGTGCTCGACGAGGGCGAGGCCACCGACTCCGACCACGCGCGGCTCGCCGCGGGTCCCGGATGGGCCCTCGCCTACCACGGCGCCTACGAGTTCGGTGGCCCCACCGCCGTGCGGGCGCTCCCCGGCGGCGATGAGTGGATGGACGTGGTGGAGCGGACCGCGGGGGAGCAGCGGCACCTCGCGGTGCACTCCGGACACTGCGTGGAGCTCAGCGAGGCCGATCAGGCGGCGTGGGACGCAGGCGGTCACGCGACACTGCAGGACGTCACCATGAGCGGCACGCGTGACCAGATCCGGCGCCGCCTGGACGAGGCCGCCGCCCGGGGCGTCACCGAGATCGTCTACCAGCCCTGCGGCCCCGACATCCGCGCCGAGCTCGAGAGGTTCCTGGACGCCGCGAGCGGCTGA
- a CDS encoding dipeptidase, with protein MSPNRYSGYQSFSYLEAGTDYTEFAPSADVGRLPEHHLGLTDAELARAERLLVDTVVVSLHDHPVRLPRHARTELLDWNRGARLAYGYEGLSRSGLDAVFDNLGWGACESRNGWKWDDVITDLGMRFCDFAHQDYVIRAESVTDIRRAHAEGRLAVVAGLEGAALIENEIDRLDVLYGLGVRQIGIAYSDANSLGSGLRERGDGGLTALGRRAVRRMNQLGMAIDVSHSGDRTALEVIEASERPVLITHAGARGVWDTPRMKPDDVIRACAESGGIIGIEAAPYTTVSPQHRRHTIESVMDHFRYCVDLVGIEHVAFGPDTFFGDHLDVHHVMSRKWGVADTIRSGPEFETIESVAGLENPGECFRNITRWLVKHGYSDDEITAVIGGNVLRVLEKIW; from the coding sequence ATGTCACCCAACCGCTACAGCGGATACCAGTCCTTCTCGTACCTGGAGGCGGGGACGGACTACACCGAGTTCGCGCCCTCGGCGGACGTCGGCCGGTTGCCGGAGCACCACCTCGGGCTGACCGACGCCGAGCTGGCGCGGGCCGAACGCCTCCTCGTGGACACCGTCGTGGTGTCGTTGCACGACCATCCGGTGCGGCTGCCCCGCCACGCCCGGACGGAGTTGCTCGACTGGAACCGCGGAGCGCGGCTCGCCTACGGCTACGAGGGGCTGAGCCGCTCCGGATTGGACGCCGTGTTCGACAACCTCGGCTGGGGGGCGTGCGAGTCCCGCAACGGGTGGAAGTGGGACGACGTCATCACCGACCTCGGCATGCGGTTCTGCGACTTCGCGCACCAGGACTACGTGATCCGCGCCGAGTCGGTCACCGACATCCGCCGCGCACACGCCGAGGGGCGGCTCGCCGTGGTCGCAGGCCTCGAAGGCGCGGCGCTGATCGAGAACGAGATCGACCGGCTGGACGTGCTCTACGGGCTGGGTGTCCGCCAGATCGGCATCGCCTACAGCGACGCCAACTCCCTCGGGAGCGGCCTGCGCGAGCGCGGTGACGGGGGCCTGACCGCGCTCGGGCGGCGCGCCGTCCGTCGCATGAACCAGCTCGGGATGGCCATCGACGTGTCGCACTCCGGGGACCGGACCGCCCTCGAGGTGATCGAGGCCAGCGAGCGGCCCGTGCTCATCACGCACGCCGGAGCACGGGGGGTCTGGGACACCCCGCGGATGAAGCCCGACGACGTCATCCGGGCCTGCGCCGAGTCCGGCGGGATCATCGGGATCGAAGCCGCCCCCTACACCACCGTCAGCCCGCAGCACCGCCGGCACACCATCGAGTCGGTGATGGACCACTTCCGCTACTGCGTCGACCTGGTCGGGATCGAGCACGTCGCCTTCGGACCGGACACGTTCTTCGGGGACCACCTGGACGTCCACCACGTGATGAGCCGGAAGTGGGGCGTCGCCGACACCATCAGGTCCGGTCCGGAGTTCGAGACCATCGAGTCCGTCGCCGGGTTGGAGAACCCGGGGGAGTGCTTCCGCAACATCACCCGCTGGCTGGTCAAGCACGGCTACTCGGACGACGAGATCACCGCCGTGATCGGCGGGAACGTGCTCCGCGTGCTCGAGAAGATCTGGTGA
- a CDS encoding alpha/beta fold hydrolase — MISVEGSTRTVQRGDETSIHYTVSGPENGPTWVYVHGWGCRRTDFAPVAAFLPADHRVITIDLAEHGDSRSARTAWTMAEFARDVAAVTDAESVQRCTVVGHSLGGAVGVELARLRPDVVAQVIGIDSFHFLGLYPAVEDSVARRMVRSFEDDFPAAVRGLVVMGSVPGTDPEFGETIFRKMSSIPPAVGAAALDGLLRWDMDEALRAVPQPVTTLAVRGLLDPAAVDRYGDRIDFVVHDLGSHHFLVEAPEETAGLLLTARID, encoded by the coding sequence ATGATCAGTGTCGAAGGTTCCACCCGCACGGTGCAGCGCGGCGACGAGACGTCGATCCACTACACCGTGAGCGGCCCCGAGAACGGGCCGACCTGGGTCTACGTACACGGCTGGGGATGTCGACGGACGGACTTCGCGCCGGTCGCCGCGTTCCTCCCCGCCGACCACCGGGTGATCACCATCGACCTCGCCGAGCACGGCGACTCCCGCTCGGCCCGCACCGCCTGGACCATGGCGGAGTTCGCGCGGGATGTCGCCGCGGTGACCGACGCCGAGTCGGTGCAGCGGTGCACCGTCGTGGGGCACTCACTCGGAGGTGCGGTGGGCGTCGAGCTCGCGCGGCTGCGGCCGGACGTGGTCGCACAGGTGATCGGGATCGACTCGTTCCACTTCCTCGGCCTCTACCCGGCGGTCGAGGACTCGGTGGCGCGCCGGATGGTCCGCTCGTTCGAGGACGACTTCCCGGCCGCCGTGCGCGGCCTGGTCGTCATGGGCTCGGTCCCGGGCACGGACCCGGAGTTCGGCGAGACGATCTTCCGGAAGATGTCGAGCATCCCGCCCGCGGTGGGCGCGGCCGCGCTCGACGGGTTGTTGCGCTGGGACATGGACGAGGCGCTGCGCGCCGTGCCGCAGCCGGTCACCACGCTCGCCGTGCGCGGCCTGCTCGACCCGGCGGCCGTGGACCGCTACGGCGACCGGATCGACTTCGTCGTCCACGACCTGGGCAGCCACCACTTCCTCGTCGAGGCACCCGAGGAGACCGCCGGGCTCCTCCTGACAGCGAGGATCGACTAG
- a CDS encoding CapA family protein translates to MKIVLVGDTVLAREPAQRRHDSAFPLLRSGDLTIANLEAPLVDTDRPAEKEMTIRVPTATAWALRDLGVDVVSLATNHALDHGAEALLSTMRALDDAGVRHAGGGRTLAEADAGVVVDTATGGRVAVLSFCATLPPGAGATPARPGIAPLRVDQSFALDGTLLQEQPGTPPFVRSAAHEADVVRVEERVRAASAEADRVVVCLHWGVPFAYLPPNQGPLAQYQQDLGRRLVDAGADVVAGTHPHCLHPVERWNDGLILYSLGNFLFHTGEVRRPDTYFGLPYRASRLFEGTPWFDSAVFVVEMPVQGPPRLRITPITLDDLGEPHVADPETAARIRALVEGSSRELDPSVGVDPDGAIHFGLRSTVSRSPRPAVDDLPTAP, encoded by the coding sequence GTGAAGATCGTTCTCGTCGGCGACACCGTCCTCGCCCGGGAACCGGCGCAGCGCCGGCACGACTCCGCCTTCCCCCTGCTGCGCAGCGGGGACCTCACGATCGCGAACCTCGAAGCCCCGCTGGTCGACACCGACCGCCCGGCCGAGAAGGAGATGACGATCCGGGTGCCCACGGCGACCGCGTGGGCGCTGCGCGATCTCGGCGTCGACGTCGTCTCGCTGGCCACGAACCACGCCCTCGACCACGGCGCGGAAGCTCTGCTCAGCACGATGCGAGCCCTCGACGACGCCGGCGTCCGGCACGCCGGGGGCGGCCGCACGCTCGCCGAGGCGGACGCCGGGGTCGTCGTCGACACGGCGACCGGAGGGCGCGTCGCCGTGCTCAGCTTCTGCGCCACCCTGCCGCCGGGCGCGGGCGCCACGCCGGCCCGCCCCGGCATCGCACCGCTGAGGGTCGACCAGAGCTTCGCACTGGACGGCACACTTCTGCAGGAACAGCCCGGCACGCCGCCGTTCGTGCGCAGCGCCGCCCACGAGGCGGACGTCGTGCGGGTCGAGGAACGCGTGCGCGCGGCCAGTGCCGAGGCCGATCGGGTCGTGGTGTGCCTGCACTGGGGCGTCCCGTTCGCCTACCTCCCGCCGAACCAGGGACCGCTGGCGCAGTACCAGCAGGACCTGGGCCGGCGACTCGTCGACGCGGGGGCGGACGTCGTGGCGGGGACCCACCCCCACTGCCTGCACCCCGTCGAGCGCTGGAACGACGGGCTCATCCTCTACTCGCTCGGCAACTTCCTGTTCCACACGGGCGAGGTGCGGCGGCCCGACACCTACTTCGGCCTCCCCTACCGGGCCTCCCGCCTCTTCGAGGGAACGCCGTGGTTCGACAGCGCCGTCTTCGTGGTGGAGATGCCCGTGCAGGGCCCGCCGCGCCTGCGGATCACCCCGATCACCCTCGACGACCTCGGCGAACCCCACGTCGCCGACCCGGAGACCGCCGCAAGGATCAGGGCGCTCGTCGAGGGCTCCTCCCGCGAGCTCGACCCCTCGGTCGGCGTGGACCCGGACGGGGCCATCCACTTCGGACTGCGCAGCACGGTGAGCCGGTCGCCACGGCCGGCTGTTGACGACCTGCCGACCGCACCTTAA
- a CDS encoding SMP-30/gluconolactonase/LRE family protein: MTTQGQVSTRQPRVVLEGYSYLECPRWHDGRLWLSDFYTNQVVATDGRGGSEVVAEVPGQPSGLGFLPDGRALIVSMRDHRVLVRDGSGRLEEHADLSGAVAGVLNDMLVDDRGRAYVGNFGFDLMGGAPLRYTTLTRVDLDGTVTTVAEDLGFPNGMVILPGRVLVVAETFAGRLTAFDIGDDGELSGRRVWAQFGETPQTEDVGEAVAQLEVAPDGICADTEGSIWVADALHNRVLRVREGGEIQEEIPAGTGVFACMLGGDDGRTLYLCAAPSFPEHERRPVREAQLLAVDVDVPHAGLP; the protein is encoded by the coding sequence ATGACGACGCAAGGACAGGTGTCGACGCGGCAGCCGCGGGTCGTGCTCGAGGGGTACTCCTACCTCGAGTGCCCGCGATGGCACGACGGTCGGCTGTGGCTGTCGGACTTCTACACGAACCAGGTGGTGGCCACCGACGGCCGGGGCGGCAGCGAGGTCGTGGCGGAGGTGCCCGGCCAGCCGTCCGGGCTCGGGTTCCTCCCCGACGGGCGGGCGCTGATCGTGTCGATGCGCGACCACCGCGTCCTCGTCCGGGACGGGTCTGGGCGGCTGGAGGAGCACGCCGACTTGTCCGGCGCGGTCGCCGGGGTCCTGAACGACATGCTCGTGGACGACCGCGGACGCGCGTACGTGGGCAACTTCGGCTTCGACCTCATGGGCGGGGCCCCCTTGCGCTACACGACGCTCACCCGGGTCGACCTCGACGGCACCGTCACCACCGTGGCCGAGGACCTCGGCTTCCCCAACGGCATGGTGATCCTGCCCGGCCGGGTGCTGGTCGTCGCGGAGACGTTCGCCGGCAGGCTCACCGCGTTCGACATCGGCGACGACGGCGAGCTGAGTGGCCGGCGCGTGTGGGCGCAGTTCGGCGAGACGCCGCAGACCGAGGACGTCGGCGAGGCCGTCGCACAGCTCGAGGTGGCCCCCGACGGCATCTGCGCGGACACCGAGGGGTCGATCTGGGTGGCCGACGCACTCCACAACCGCGTCCTCCGGGTCCGGGAGGGTGGCGAGATCCAGGAGGAGATCCCGGCCGGGACCGGGGTGTTCGCCTGCATGCTCGGCGGCGACGACGGCCGCACCCTCTACCTGTGCGCCGCTCCCTCCTTCCCCGAGCACGAACGAAGGCCGGTCCGTGAGGCCCAGCTGCTGGCCGTCGACGTCGACGTCCCGCACGCGGGTCTGCCGTGA
- a CDS encoding IclR family transcriptional regulator, with translation MNSVLSTLRVLEEVAARQPIGVSELARVTAMPKSSVQRCLVTLQQAGWLRVVDVDRTRWGVTMKALVIGLRGTGEQDLRDLARPVIKRLAAETDETVHFSLRDGDDVIIIAREDSSQAVRVFIEVGTRLPLRATSAGVAILARLDPAEAGEVLKHPVEDFAEPVPSADELRDEIARTAERGYSLNGSAWFRPHVVSLGAAITNATGRPIAALTLSIPEMRFVPSEEEALARLTVAAAEEISGLISSV, from the coding sequence ATGAACAGCGTGTTGAGCACGCTCCGCGTCCTCGAGGAGGTCGCCGCCCGTCAGCCCATCGGCGTGTCCGAGCTCGCGCGCGTGACCGCCATGCCGAAGAGCTCGGTGCAGCGATGCCTGGTCACGCTGCAGCAGGCGGGCTGGCTTCGGGTCGTCGACGTCGACCGCACGCGCTGGGGCGTGACGATGAAGGCCCTCGTCATCGGGCTGCGGGGGACCGGCGAGCAGGACCTGCGTGATCTCGCCCGACCCGTGATCAAGCGGCTTGCGGCCGAGACCGACGAGACGGTCCACTTCTCGCTGCGCGACGGGGACGACGTCATCATCATCGCCAGGGAGGACAGCAGTCAGGCAGTTCGCGTGTTCATCGAGGTCGGGACGCGACTGCCCCTGCGGGCCACATCGGCAGGGGTCGCGATCCTGGCCCGCCTGGACCCCGCTGAGGCAGGCGAGGTGTTGAAGCACCCGGTCGAGGACTTCGCCGAGCCGGTGCCGAGTGCCGACGAGCTCCGGGACGAGATCGCCCGGACCGCCGAGCGGGGCTATTCACTCAACGGGTCCGCGTGGTTCCGCCCGCACGTCGTCTCCCTCGGGGCGGCGATCACCAACGCAACGGGCCGCCCGATCGCCGCGCTGACGTTGTCGATCCCGGAGATGCGCTTCGTGCCGTCGGAGGAGGAGGCGTTGGCACGCCTGACCGTCGCCGCCGCGGAGGAGATCAGCGGGCTGATCTCCTCCGTCTGA
- a CDS encoding NADH:flavin oxidoreductase/NADH oxidase — protein MSTAWAPLRLRDVSVPNRVWLSPMCQYSADDSGAPTDWHLAHYGARAAGGVGMVVVECSGISPDMRTTTRDLGLYTEEQVAGHRRLAEAITTLGSVPAVQLGAAGRKSSHGVPWDNGGARNPVPPAEGGWQPLAPSALPFAGLTVPTEMTTRDGTRILEDVVRAARNAHRAGYQVLELHGANGYLFHEFLSPLANHRSDEWGGDLEGRMRFPLEMVRAIRIGWPEDKPLIVRLPAEDLLEGGLTTDDMVAVAARMGATGVDVVDLSSGALVPEAPRLAEPLHNARYGPRFREAGVLTAASGMVSEPHHLDEAVPDLVDAVLVGRAMLRDPYWALRARGSDPLESWPRQYHRAF, from the coding sequence GTGTCCACAGCTTGGGCCCCACTCCGGCTCAGGGACGTGTCGGTCCCCAACCGGGTGTGGCTCTCCCCGATGTGCCAGTACTCCGCCGACGACTCCGGGGCCCCGACCGACTGGCACCTCGCCCACTATGGCGCCCGCGCAGCGGGGGGCGTCGGCATGGTGGTGGTCGAGTGCAGCGGCATCTCCCCCGACATGCGCACCACGACCCGCGATCTCGGGCTGTACACCGAGGAGCAGGTGGCGGGCCACCGGCGGCTCGCCGAGGCCATCACCACCCTCGGCTCGGTGCCTGCGGTCCAGCTCGGGGCCGCCGGACGCAAGAGCTCGCACGGCGTGCCGTGGGACAACGGCGGGGCCCGGAACCCGGTGCCGCCCGCCGAGGGCGGGTGGCAGCCGCTGGCGCCGTCGGCCCTCCCGTTCGCCGGCCTGACCGTCCCGACCGAGATGACCACACGCGACGGGACCCGGATCCTCGAGGACGTCGTGCGGGCCGCCCGCAACGCGCACCGCGCCGGCTACCAGGTCCTCGAGCTGCACGGCGCGAACGGGTACCTGTTCCACGAGTTCCTCTCGCCCCTGGCCAACCACCGCAGCGACGAATGGGGTGGCGACCTGGAAGGGCGGATGCGGTTCCCCCTGGAGATGGTGCGGGCCATCCGCATCGGGTGGCCGGAGGACAAGCCGCTGATCGTCCGGCTACCCGCAGAGGACCTGCTCGAGGGCGGGCTCACCACGGACGACATGGTCGCCGTCGCGGCCCGGATGGGCGCGACGGGCGTCGACGTCGTCGACCTCTCCTCCGGAGCGCTGGTCCCGGAGGCGCCGCGCCTCGCCGAGCCCCTGCACAACGCCCGGTACGGCCCCCGGTTCCGGGAGGCGGGGGTCCTCACCGCGGCCTCGGGGATGGTCTCCGAGCCGCACCACCTCGACGAGGCGGTCCCGGACCTGGTGGACGCGGTGCTGGTCGGCCGGGCGATGCTGCGCGACCCCTACTGGGCGCTGCGCGCGAGGGGCTCCGACCCGCTCGAGTCCTGGCCGAGGCAGTACCACCGAGCCTTCTAG
- a CDS encoding helix-turn-helix domain-containing protein, with product MESLGAFLKSRRDRVTPAAVGLRTYGTARRVPGLRREELAQLAGVSAGYYTRLEQGQAETASAQVLDALARVLQLDEIETVHLHNLARQPANRGLSEPPHEEPHPRVLALLESLGDSTPAIVLGRRADVLAWNRAGHALKAEHIAFDAPQDPARRPSLPRMFFLDPLTRDLHRNWDEVARAHVAYLRLTAGRYPTDALLAELIGELTMRSDEFATMWASGEVADCTVGIMELQHPTVGAANVSYQVWLQPDSPDHRLEIYTPNDPGSADALRILAHETRRDREPDPVRSH from the coding sequence GTGGAGAGCCTCGGAGCCTTCCTGAAGAGCCGTCGTGACCGCGTCACGCCTGCGGCGGTCGGCCTGCGCACCTACGGGACCGCGCGCCGCGTCCCCGGCCTGCGCCGTGAGGAGCTCGCACAGCTCGCGGGGGTGAGTGCGGGGTACTACACGCGTCTGGAGCAGGGGCAGGCCGAGACCGCCTCCGCGCAGGTCCTCGACGCGCTCGCGCGGGTCCTGCAGCTGGATGAGATCGAGACCGTGCACCTGCACAACCTCGCGCGGCAGCCCGCCAACCGCGGCCTGTCCGAGCCGCCCCACGAGGAACCCCACCCGCGCGTCCTCGCGCTGCTGGAATCCCTCGGCGACTCCACGCCTGCGATCGTGCTCGGGCGGCGTGCCGACGTGCTGGCCTGGAACCGGGCCGGTCATGCGCTCAAGGCCGAGCACATCGCCTTCGACGCGCCGCAGGACCCGGCGCGCCGCCCGTCCCTCCCGAGGATGTTCTTCCTCGATCCGCTCACGCGCGACCTGCACCGCAACTGGGACGAGGTCGCCCGCGCCCACGTCGCCTACCTGCGGCTCACCGCGGGTCGCTATCCCACGGACGCGCTACTGGCCGAGCTCATCGGCGAGCTCACGATGCGCAGCGACGAGTTCGCGACGATGTGGGCCAGCGGGGAGGTGGCCGACTGCACCGTCGGCATCATGGAGCTGCAGCATCCCACCGTCGGCGCCGCGAACGTCTCCTACCAGGTCTGGCTCCAGCCCGACAGCCCCGACCACCGGCTCGAGATCTACACCCCGAACGACCCCGGCTCGGCCGACGCCCTGCGGATCCTGGCGCACGAGACCCGCCGGGACAGGGAACCGGACCCCGTTCGATCGCACTGA
- a CDS encoding TetR/AcrR family transcriptional regulator — protein sequence MSTSPEVEAGARSRILDAAAESFMRSGFAATTIDDIAHEVGATKGLVYYHFRSKFDIFLAVYGEGMRRVRERVEPHVEGPGAGRDRLVAMSIAHLLNLMEDVAYHHVVHQAVRGEASPALKARQRDALLDLNRLRKDYEQMFHGVVTAGIEDGSLRRVDAALATRTLLSNLNAVDMWYRRIEGQTGDELRDLAGRIVDLLIGGLSR from the coding sequence GTGAGCACGAGCCCCGAGGTCGAGGCCGGCGCACGGAGCAGGATCCTCGACGCCGCGGCGGAGTCGTTCATGCGCAGTGGGTTCGCCGCCACCACGATCGACGACATCGCCCACGAGGTGGGGGCCACGAAAGGCCTGGTCTACTACCACTTCCGGTCGAAGTTCGACATCTTCCTCGCCGTGTACGGCGAGGGCATGCGTCGCGTCCGGGAACGGGTCGAGCCGCACGTCGAGGGCCCCGGCGCCGGTCGTGATCGGCTCGTCGCCATGTCGATCGCCCACCTGCTCAACCTGATGGAGGACGTCGCGTACCACCACGTCGTCCACCAGGCGGTGCGCGGCGAGGCGTCGCCCGCGCTCAAGGCGCGCCAGCGCGACGCGCTGCTGGACCTGAACCGGCTCCGCAAGGACTACGAGCAGATGTTCCACGGCGTCGTGACCGCCGGGATCGAGGACGGCTCCCTGCGCAGGGTGGACGCCGCCCTCGCCACGAGGACGCTGCTGAGCAACCTCAACGCCGTCGACATGTGGTACCGCCGGATCGAGGGCCAGACCGGCGACGAGCTGCGCGACCTGGCCGGGCGGATCGTCGACCTGCTCATCGGCGGCCTCTCCCGCTGA